Proteins encoded in a region of the Syngnathus typhle isolate RoL2023-S1 ecotype Sweden linkage group LG20, RoL_Styp_1.0, whole genome shotgun sequence genome:
- the s100u gene encoding S100 calcium binding protein U, with translation MEEAIQTVVKVFLKSGKGKESLGPKDFQNLVKSQLSNILTDTESKEAVNNMGKGLDENKDGKVGFEEYMKLVGYLANAVSEQRCRANDGQPAQNAQSAAVENATPENAAPKVESPEVKLEAKADGKMEMKVEKNEVEKPAEVTLPGMKITAPSVELSSTGLDVTPPGVSVTSTGVNVTSPSLNVTSPGVNVTSPGVDVTPPSVDVTSPSVEVTSSSVEVMVKEEITETEKMAEDAAEKTANAAEEEAEKKPEESATS, from the exons ATGGAGGAAGCCATTCAGACGGTGGTCAAGGTCTTCTTGAAGTCCGGAAAAGGAAAGGAGAGTTTGGGACCCAAAGACTTCCAGAACTTGGTCAAAAGCCAACTCAGCAACATCCTCACG GATACGGAAAGCAAGGAGGCGGTTAACAACATGGGGAAGGGGCTCGACGAAAACAAGGACGGCAAGGTGGGCTTTGAGGAGTACATGAAGCTGGTGGGCTACCTGGCTAACGCCGTGAGCGAGCAGCGTTGCCGTGCCAACGATGGCCAGCCGGCCCAAAACGCCCAGAGTGCCGCCGTGGAGAACGCCACCCCGGAGAACGCAGCCCCCAAGGTGGAATCCCCGGAGGTCAAGCTTGAAGCCAAGGCAGATGGAAAGATGGAGATGAAGGTGGAGAAGAACGAGGTGGAGAAGCCTGCCGAGGTGACCCTACCGGGTATGAAGATCACCGCACCGAGCGTGGAGTTGTCCTCAACTGGCCTGGACGTGACTCCACCTGGCGTGAGCGTGACCTCAACTGGCGTGAACGTGACCTCACCTAGCCTGAACGTGACCTCACCTGGCGTGAACGTGACCTCACCTGGTGTGGACGTGACCCCACCGAGCGTAGACGTGACCTCACCGAGCGTGGAGGTGACATCCTCAAGTGTGGAGGTGATGGTGAAGGAGGAGATCACCGAGACGGAAAAGATGGCCGAAGATGCGGCGGAGAAGACGGCCAACGCGGCTGAGGAAGAGGCCGAGAAGAAGCCTGAGGAATCTGCCACCTCGTAG